GGCTCCGCACCTTAGCCATATAGGTGTGCACGATCATGGTTTTAATAATGTAAGCACTTATGGCAACCTACTCCGCCTCATGAAAGAAGGTAAAATTGAGCAGAACGATTGGGAGCAAAATTTCTATGAGCTGGCGCTTAAGGTTTCCAGTGCGGTACAGGCCAGCCGATGGACTAAAATTAAAAATGGGGGCTTTATCCACTCATTTAACGGCCCACACTCTCTTTTTGTAGATACCATTCGCTCCTGCCGCTCTCTTATGGTAGGTCATCAGTTAGGTCATGTACTACAGACAGAGAATGACGTAAAAGTTAATTTGCTTAAACGTGCTCTTATGCACATTAAAGCTACCGCCGACTATTCGGTATACTATGGTGAGGGTAGAGACTCTTATGATGTAAGGGGCAGAACAGCACATGAGCAGATCTTTAATACCAAAGATGGAAATTACCGCTGCCCTAATTCTCAACAGGGCTATACCGGATTCAGCACCTGGACTCGCGGTTTGGCCTGGGCTATGTGTGGCTTTCCGGAAGAGCTGGAGTTTATAGATACACTGAGCGATGATGACTTATCAGAGTACGGCAGCCGTGACGAAATTAACAGCTTTATGCTAAAAGCTGCTCAGGCTACCTGCGACTTTTATATAGAAAATACACCTACTGATGGAATTCCTTATTGGGATACGGGTGCCCCTCAGCTACACAAAATGGGAGATTACCTCAATAACCCTTCTGACCCTTATAACGACTATGAGCCGGTAGACAGCTCTGCGGCTGCCATAGGTGCTCAGGGCTTGTTAAGATTGGGCAAATACCTGATGAGTAAGGGCAAAGATGAGGCAGGCAAAAAGTACTATCAGGCAGGACTTACAGTGCTGGACTCCCTCTTTGAGGAGCCTTACATTAGTGTAGACGAAAAGCATCAGGGCTTACTACTACACTCTATTTACCATGAGCCCAATGGCTGGGATTATGTACCAGAGGGCAGCAAAGTTGCCAATGGAGAGTCCAGTATGTGGGGAGACTATCATGCCAGGGAGGTGGCGCTTTATGTGCAACGACTGGCGAGTAATGACCCTTATTATACCTTCTACCGTTGCGGAGAAAAATAACAGCTTAAAGCACAGAACAAGAAAAGCCGGTTCCAGAAGAATCGGCTTTTCGTCTATTATAATTATAACCATATATACTTAAAAAGTTCGGGTTTAGCTACCCGGTGCAGACTTAGAAAGGCAGCTCATCGTAAGCAGCCTCTTCTTCGGCTACCACAGAATTCTCTTTCTTCTTCTCACCAATCAGCATCAGCTCATTGGCAATGATCTCGGTCACATAACGCTTGATACCGTTTTTATCCTCATAAGTGCGATAGGTCAGCTTACCTTCCACCACTACCTCCTGCCCTTTGGCCAGTAGGTTTTGAGAAATTTCGGCCAGCTTTCCCCAGGCGATGACCTGATGCCATTGGGTATCCTGCACCTTTTCGCCTGCGCTGTTTTTATAAGTTTCGGAGGTAGCTAAAGAAAACTGCGCGACCATTCTACCACTGTTCAGGTTTCTTACTTCAGGATTCTGACCTAATCTACCGATCAACTGTACGCGATTTTTCATTGCATTCATAACTATTATATTTAAGTGAAACTATTATCGTTTTGACGTTTACAAAGTAACAGCATGAAGCAAGCGATAATCGGTAATTAAGCGTTTACAGTCGTATATAACCGTTTGTAAACGTTTGCAAATGGTTATTTAGTTTTTGTGTTTATTTAAATGTTGGCAACAATTTGAATGAAAGAGCAACTAATCAAATCAATTTCAAAATATATTAAATTAAGTTCCGAAGAAGAAAATTTAATCGAAACGTTTTGGACCGAAAAAATACTTGAAAAAGGAAATTATCTATTGAGAAACGGAGAAACTTGTCGGACAGATAATTTTGTTGTTTATGGAGCATTAAAAGCATTTTATATAAATCCCGAAACAGGAAAGGAAGAAATCCTATATTTTGCAATTGAAAATTGGTGGGCAACAGATATTGATAGTTTTCAAAAACAAAATCCTTCGATTTATAACATTCAAGCCATTGAAAAAACTAAATTACTACAAATCCGCTATGACTCGTTTCAAGAAATGTTAAAGAAAGTTCCAAAACTAGAACGCTTTTTTAGAATCATCCTCGAAAATTATCTTGGAAGTCTACAACGAAGAATAATCTTAAATAAGATTCTTGATGCAGAACAACGATATTCGGATTTTTTAGAAAATTACCCTAAAATTTCAGAGAAAGTACCTAACTATCTAATTGCATCATATTTAGGAATTACTGCCGAATTTTTGAGCAGAATCCGTAAAAAAATCAAAGCATCTTAAACTACATCAATTTTTTTCACTTTCCCAATTCAGAACTTTGTCTCATAATCAAAATTTAAGAATATGAACAAAGTATTAATCATCAACGCAAGTGTAAGAAATGAAAAATCCCATAGCCGAAAACTAACGCAACTTTTTGAGGAGAATTGGAAAAAGAAAAATCCTAATGATAATTTTACTCACCGAGAAGTTGGATTGGAGGAAATTCCACCCATAAATGAAAAATGGATTGCAAGTGCATTTATCAAACCAAGTGAAAGAACAAAAGAAAACCAGTCGGGTGTTAAAATAAGCAATGAATTAGTCAAAGAATTCAAGGAACATAATATTTATGTTTTAGGAACACCAATGTACAATTGGTCAATTCCGAGCGGACTGAAATGCTACATCGACCAACTGATGAGAATAAACGAAACTTGGAAATTTCATTCGGGCGTACCAGATGGAGATTATGTAGGACTTCTTGAAAACAAGAAAATGTTCATCCTCTCAAGTCGTGGAGACACAGGATATGGAGAAAACGAGAAAAACGAACATATGAATTTCCAAACAACCTATCTGAAATTCGTTTTCGGGATTATGGGAATAAAAGACATTTCTATAATCTCATTGGACAATGAAGAATTTGGTGGAGAAATATTTGAAAACTCTAAGAAAGAAATCTACCAAAAAATTGAACAGATTTAAAAACTGTTGCCAATCGAGTAGACGGCTGACAGTCAATTGACTGCCAGTGCGCCTCTCACACCACCTGGCGTACGGTTCTCGTACCGGGCGGTTCATTGAATTTCGGGACGGAATTTTTGGTAATAGCTTGCCATCTGTTCATAACCTATTTTTCTTAGGCGTGCCACAGTTAATGTGGTTCCGAGTATCGGGCTTTGGGCCACTGCCCATCCTCCCATGCTGGTCCTACTCCAGGCATAAGCCTGACCTTGTTTTAAGCCTAATCTAATTAGGTTTTTGCGCTTCCTTTCAGGTTTTTTCCAGTCATGCCATATGTAGTACCTAAGGCGATTGCGGAGCCATTCATCCAGTGATTTGAGCTTGTTATAAATACTTGCCAGTCGGTAGTTGTTTATCCAACCTCTATACACTTCATTTATTTTGGCTATTCTTTCCTCAAAGCTATAAGGCAATGTTTTCTTGGTGACTCCCTTGAGTTTGCGCTTAAGACCTGCCCAACTGCTCTTCTTTGCAACCAGTTGATATCTACCCTGGCCGGGCGCCCTTTTTCTCCCTTACGGTAAGTTGGTACAAACCCATGACCTAGTAATTCAAAGTCCGAAGGTCTGCGTATACCGCTTTTTTCTCGGTTAATAGGTAAATCTAACTTATCCCTTAGAAAAAGGTAAGTTTCGTTTCCCATCTTCCTTTCCTCTTCCTTTGTCTTGGCGTACATACTAAAATCATCGGCATACCTGATAAACCGGTATCCTTTAGATTTCAGATGTTTATCCAGTTGGTCTAACAGTATGTTAGATAAAAGGGGGCTTAAGGGATTTCCTTGTGGCATTCCTTTCCTGCGTTTATGGAGCTTCCCATTGATTAAAATGGGAGCCTGTAGCCACTTGCGGGTTAGCCATAAGGTAGCAGGGCATTTAACTCGGTTGTAGATGAGTTGCAGTAATTTATAATGCTGAACCTCATCGAAGAAACTCTTCAGGTCTATGTCCACAATGTCTTGATATCCATCATTGATGTGTAACAAGGATTTCTGGACTGCCTGATGAAGGTTCTTATTGGGGCGGAACCCATAGCTTTCTTCTTCAAACTCTAGTTCGAATCTCATTGCTAATTGTTGATTTACCGCCTGCTGAAGCCATCTGTCAACTACTGTGGGCACTCCCAACAATCTGGTTTTGCCATTTCCTTTGGGTATCTCTACAGCGCGGCTGCCGCCCCTCTGATAGCTTGCGGTACATACGTCTTGTTCAGGATAGATGTAATAATATGAGTGCGGTGACCACCAAGATACAATCTTAAGTCACCTACCTTCATGTCATCTACTCCTGGTGCCCCTTTATTACCTACCACTTTGCGGTAGGCTTTGTACAGGTTTTTCGGTTGTAGTACTTTTTCTATCATCATTTGTTCTCTCCTTGTCCGCTTAAGGGAAAGCTATCTCGTCTTAAGACGACATTCTAACCCGAATTTGGACGCAATTCAATGTTTGGTCCTTCGCTGTTCTGTGAGACCTCAGGGGTATGGTGTTCGCAATCCCTGCTCGTTCCTCCAACTACTATGACCTCTGTCGGCAGCCGACGCTGTGACTTCTCCTGACTTACAAACTATCAGGAGCCCTTCCTCGGTAAGATGAATATCCCGCGCCGATTTCTACGGATTAAGCAAGCGCATGAGCATAGTTTTTTTTATATTTTCGGTTGTCTCGGACACAAGCAAAAACTCGGTGAATAATCTTGTTACGGACTGCGTTCAACACTGCCATTTTAGCTTTGCCCTGAGCTACCTTCCGTTGATAGTAATCAGCGAGTTCTCCCTCAGCGGCGACAGCAGACATAGCGGCCATATGTAGTAGCTTCTTCATTTGTTTGTTGGCCAAATGACTGACCCTCATCTTACCCCGTATGCTAATCCCAGAGCTATGTTCAAAAGGGGCAACTCCTGAATAACAAGCAAACTTACGAGGACATCTGAAGAACTTAAATTCAT
This window of the Porifericola rhodea genome carries:
- a CDS encoding glycoside hydrolase family 88 protein, with translation MLKINQQLKAEDLLPKIQRLWELSAAKIHNLEKNYDPSKGSPVFTVKGKYTTRGWTEWTQGFQYGSAILQYDATADANFLDIGRENTLKLMAPHLSHIGVHDHGFNNVSTYGNLLRLMKEGKIEQNDWEQNFYELALKVSSAVQASRWTKIKNGGFIHSFNGPHSLFVDTIRSCRSLMVGHQLGHVLQTENDVKVNLLKRALMHIKATADYSVYYGEGRDSYDVRGRTAHEQIFNTKDGNYRCPNSQQGYTGFSTWTRGLAWAMCGFPEELEFIDTLSDDDLSEYGSRDEINSFMLKAAQATCDFYIENTPTDGIPYWDTGAPQLHKMGDYLNNPSDPYNDYEPVDSSAAAIGAQGLLRLGKYLMSKGKDEAGKKYYQAGLTVLDSLFEEPYISVDEKHQGLLLHSIYHEPNGWDYVPEGSKVANGESSMWGDYHAREVALYVQRLASNDPYYTFYRCGEK
- a CDS encoding single-stranded DNA-binding protein, whose translation is MNAMKNRVQLIGRLGQNPEVRNLNSGRMVAQFSLATSETYKNSAGEKVQDTQWHQVIAWGKLAEISQNLLAKGQEVVVEGKLTYRTYEDKNGIKRYVTEIIANELMLIGEKKKENSVVAEEEAAYDELPF
- a CDS encoding Crp/Fnr family transcriptional regulator; its protein translation is MKEQLIKSISKYIKLSSEEENLIETFWTEKILEKGNYLLRNGETCRTDNFVVYGALKAFYINPETGKEEILYFAIENWWATDIDSFQKQNPSIYNIQAIEKTKLLQIRYDSFQEMLKKVPKLERFFRIILENYLGSLQRRIILNKILDAEQRYSDFLENYPKISEKVPNYLIASYLGITAEFLSRIRKKIKAS
- a CDS encoding FMN-dependent NADH-azoreductase; its protein translation is MNKVLIINASVRNEKSHSRKLTQLFEENWKKKNPNDNFTHREVGLEEIPPINEKWIASAFIKPSERTKENQSGVKISNELVKEFKEHNIYVLGTPMYNWSIPSGLKCYIDQLMRINETWKFHSGVPDGDYVGLLENKKMFILSSRGDTGYGENEKNEHMNFQTTYLKFVFGIMGIKDISIISLDNEEFGGEIFENSKKEIYQKIEQI
- a CDS encoding group II intron maturase-specific domain-containing protein — encoded protein: MPYSFEERIAKINEVYRGWINNYRLASIYNKLKSLDEWLRNRLRYYIWHDWKKPERKRKNLIRLGLKQGQAYAWSRTSMGGWAVAQSPILGTTLTVARLRKIGYEQMASYYQKFRPEIQ
- a CDS encoding reverse transcriptase domain-containing protein, producing the protein MPTVVDRWLQQAVNQQLAMRFELEFEEESYGFRPNKNLHQAVQKSLLHINDGYQDIVDIDLKSFFDEVQHYKLLQLIYNRVKCPATLWLTRKWLQAPILINGKLHKRRKGMPQGNPLSPLLSNILLDQLDKHLKSKGYRFIRYADDFSMYAKTKEEERKMGNETYLFLRDKLDLPINREKSGIRRPSDFELLGHGFVPTYRKGEKGRPARVDINWLQRRAVGQVLSANSRESPRKHCLIALRKE